From one Lotus japonicus ecotype B-129 chromosome 3, LjGifu_v1.2 genomic stretch:
- the LOC130742663 gene encoding transcription factor GTE4-like has product MASEPTVGGEDGAKKKQRFNESKVYKRKTFKGPKKNPNFGHTATDNTSTSTVTKDVHGIGNSSTVRNSCVDEGKSNSDNVSAKQPVQVVVLEDGNSAQQQVSSGLEDGKSSQLQVEDGNLAQPHEGSRLEDGSTSQPQLEDRNLAQPHGGSGPEVGNSAQRQVSDGNSAQQQVSPRLEGGNLAEPLQGSRLEDGSTPQPQLEDRNLAQPHGSSGSEDGNSAQQPVSPRLEDGNSAQQQVNSRPEDGNSSQVSSRLEDGNLAQQLHVDSTLEDKNSPQPQMNATLEDEHSPQLEVNSQLEDRRSPQPQENSRLEDVNSSQMQVNLRLEDGSLPQPPVNSRLQDESMAQPLVSDDSRSHQLDEPSSLNVQQEHDGPSSPSHRQEVVPITRDLPSMNGAVEPLLEDRIKINLASKSRQEMQELRWKLESELGVVRSLVKRIEVKQGQVSGGGNLNVFMGGGIESGGGAKRAHSEVASAGVPRQITRPLHHLSLPLLENNQGVSENLEKEKRTPKANQFYHNSEFLLAKDKFPPAESNKKSKLHWKKQGGGEFGHGLRMGSKFFKSCSSLLEKLMKHKFGWVFNTPVDVEGLGLHDYFTIITHPMDLGTVKTRLNKNWYKSPKEFAEDVRLTFRNAMTYNPEGQDVHVMAEQLSKIFEDRWAIIESDYNREMRYGVSYGVAPPAPSPLSRKVPAFPPPPLDMRRILDRSESLIRTPKTMSITPSSRTPAPKKPKAKDPHKRDMTYEEKQKLSTNLQSLPPEKLDAIVQIIKRRSLALSQHDDEIEVDIDSVDAETLWELDRFVTNYKKSLSKNKRKAELARARAEALQNAIDKNQAQAVVEIPRDSQTDERNAPPVLPGQGGIEANNQSRSSSSSSSSSDSGSSSSDSDSDSSSASGSDAESQGT; this is encoded by the exons ATGGCTTCTGAGCCTACAGTTGGAGGAGAAGATGGGGCTAAAAAGAAGCAGAGGTTCAATGAGAGTAAGGTTTACAAAAGGAAAACATTCAAAGGCCCCAAGAAAAACCCCAACTTTGGCCACACCGCCACTGACAACACCTCCACTTCTACCGTAACCAAGGATGTTCATGGTATAGGTAACAGCAGCACTGTCAGGAACAGCTGCGTTGATGAGGGCAAGAGCAATAGTGATAATGTTTCGGCTAAGCAACCGGTGCAGGTTGTGGTGCTGGAGGATGGAAATTCAGCTCAGCAGCAAGTGAGTTCAGGGTTGGAGGATGGGAAATCGTCTCAGCTGCAAGTGGAGGATGGGAATTTGGCTCAGCCGCACGAGGGTTCAAGGTTAGAGGATGGGAGTACGTCTCAGCCGCAATTGGAGGATAGGAATTTGGCTCAGCCTCATGGGGGTTCAGGACCAGAGGTTGGGAATTCAGCTCAGCGGCAAGTGAGTGATGGGAATTCAGCTCAGCAGCAAGTGAGTCCAAGACTGGAGGGTGGAAATTTGGCCGAGCCGCTCCAGGGTTCGAGGTTAGAGGATGGGAGTACGCCTCAGCCACAATTGGAGGATAGGAATTTGGCTCAGCCTCATGGGAGTTCGGGATCAGAGGATGGGAATTCAGCTCAGCAACCAGTGAGTCCAAGGCTGGAGGATGGGAATTCAGCTCAGCAGCAAGTGAACTCAAGACCGGAGGATGGGAATTCTTCTCAGGTGAGTTCAAGATTAGAGGATGGGAATTTGGCTCAGCAGTTGCATGTGGATTCAACATTGGAGGATAAGAATTCCCCTCAGCCACAAATGAATGCAACATTGGAGGATGAGCATTCTCCTCAACTGGAAGTGAATTCCCAGTTGGAGGATAGGAGATCTCCTCAGCCGCAAGAGAATTCAAGGTTGGAGGATGTGAATTCCTCGCAGATGCAAGTGAATTTGAGATTGGAGGATGGTAGTTTGCCTCAGCCACCAGTGAATTCAAGATTGCAGGATGAGAGTATGGCTCAACCGCTGGTTTCCGATGACTCGCGCAGTCATCAGCTGGATGAACCTTCTAGCCTCAATGTTCAGCAGGAGCATGATGGACCTTCTAGCCCCAGCCATCGGCAGGAGGTAGTTCCCATCACCCGGGACCTGCCATCGATGAATGGGGCTGTGGAACCATTGTTGGAGGAccgaatcaagatcaatttGGCCTCAAAGTCAAGGCAAGAGATGCAGGAGCTACGGTGGAAGCTTGAAAGTGAGCTTGGTGTTGTAAGAAGTTTGGTCAAGAGGATTGAAGTGAAACAGGGGCAGGTTAGTGGGGGTGGCAATTTGAATGTTTTCATGGGTGGTGGGATTGAAAGTGGTGGTGGAGCAAAGCGTGCTCACTCAGAGGTGGCATCTGCTGGTGTTCCACGGCAAATTACCAGGCCTTTGCACCATTTAAGTTTGCCATTATTAGAGAATAATCAAGGTGTCAGTGAAAATctagagaaggagaagagaacGCCTAAAGCCAACCAGTTTTATCATAACTCAGAGTTCTTGCTTGCGAAAGATAAATTTCCACCTGCAGAGAGTAACAAGAAGTCGAAATTGCATTGGAAGAAGCAAGGTGGTGGAGAATTCGGACATGGTCTTCGGATGGGATCTAAGTTTTTCAAGAGCTGTAGTTCACTACTTGAAAAGCTTATGAAGCACAAGTTTGGTTGGGTGTTTAATACTCCTGTTGATGTTGAGGGTCTTGGTTTGCATGATTATTTTACTATCATTACTCACCCAATGGACTTGGGAACTGTGAAGACAAGGCTGAACAAAAATTGGTACAAATCACCAAAGGAATTTGCAGAGGATGTGAGACTCACTTTTCGTAATGCTATGACATATAATCCGGAGGGACAAGATGTTCATGTAATGGCAGAACAGTTATCAAAGATATTTGAGGACAGATGGGCTATAATAGAGTCAGATTACAATCGTGAGATGAGATATGGTGTAAGTTATGGGGTAGCACCCCCTGCACCTTCACCTCTGTCTAGAAAGGTTCCTGCATTTCCTCCCCCGCCTCTTGATATGAGAAGGATTTTGGATAGATCAGAATCTTTGATACGAACTCCAAAAACCATGAGCATTACTCCATCAAGTAGAACCCCAGCTCCAAAAAAGCCAAAGGCGAAGGATCCTCATAAAAGAGATATGACATATGAGGAAAAGCAAAAGCTAAGCACAAACCTACAGAGTTTACCTCCAGAGAAGCTGGATGCTATTGTGCAAATCATTAAGAGGAGAAGTTTAGCACTTAGTCAACATGATGATGAAATTGAAGTGGACATTGATAGTGTAGATGCTGAGACTCTCTGGGAACTCGATAGATTTGTGACTAACTATAAGAAAAGTTTAAGCAAAAACAAGAGGAAGGCTGAACTTGCTCGGGCTAGAGCAGAAGCGTTGCAGAATGCCATTGACAAG AACCAAGCACAAGCTGTTGTAGAGATTCCCAGAGACTCACAAACAG ATGAAAGAAATGCTCCCCCGGTCTTGCCTGGGCAAGGTGGAATTGAAGCCAATAATCAGAGTAGGTCAAGTAGTTCAAGCAGCTCAAGCAGTGATTCGGGATCTTCTTCAAGCG ATTCTGATAGTGATAGTTCTTCAGCATCTGGATCAGATGCAGAGTCGCAAGGGACCTGA